Proteins from a genomic interval of Aquabacterium sp. J223:
- a CDS encoding Bug family tripartite tricarboxylate transporter substrate binding protein: protein MATLGSAWGPAGAQNDVFPSRPVRLVLPYSASSGPDVVLRIMGIELAKKWGQQVVVENRPGANGVLAITAVKQAKPDGYTLTVIDNSMTSINPSLYSDVPYNIDKDLTPLALMMSTPFYLMVSADGPLQSVKQVMEVARANPGKLSFGSPTGIGHVSHLAMEAFLQDAGLKMFVVPYKGTSPMLTDVATGAVSMGWASWASASGMLDSGRIKAIAVGATERQTVSPNVPTMKEAGAPVDVEASAWTALFGPVNLPQEVARTLGADFREVLKAQQVAARAAGLGNVTLDGDAAAVRARIDRESKRFKDIIESRGLRT from the coding sequence ATGGCGACGCTGGGTTCGGCATGGGGCCCGGCCGGGGCCCAGAACGACGTCTTTCCGAGCCGGCCCGTCCGGCTGGTGCTGCCCTATTCCGCCAGCAGCGGTCCCGACGTCGTGCTGCGCATCATGGGCATCGAGCTGGCGAAGAAGTGGGGCCAGCAGGTGGTGGTCGAGAACCGACCCGGGGCCAATGGCGTGCTCGCCATCACGGCGGTCAAGCAGGCCAAGCCCGACGGCTACACGCTGACCGTCATCGACAACTCGATGACCTCGATCAACCCGTCGCTCTACAGCGACGTGCCGTACAACATCGACAAGGACCTGACGCCGCTCGCGCTCATGATGTCGACACCGTTCTACCTCATGGTGTCGGCCGACGGGCCGCTGCAGTCGGTCAAGCAGGTCATGGAGGTTGCCCGGGCGAACCCCGGCAAGCTGTCCTTCGGTTCGCCGACCGGCATCGGCCATGTCTCGCACCTGGCCATGGAAGCCTTCCTCCAGGACGCCGGGCTCAAGATGTTCGTCGTGCCTTACAAGGGCACGTCACCGATGCTGACCGACGTCGCCACGGGCGCCGTGTCCATGGGCTGGGCCAGTTGGGCCAGCGCGAGCGGCATGCTTGACAGCGGCCGGATCAAGGCCATCGCGGTGGGTGCGACCGAACGTCAGACGGTCTCGCCCAACGTGCCCACCATGAAGGAAGCCGGCGCGCCGGTGGACGTCGAAGCGTCGGCCTGGACGGCGTTGTTCGGTCCGGTGAACCTGCCCCAAGAAGTCGCGAGGACCCTCGGCGCCGATTTCCGGGAGGTGCTCAAGGCTCAGCAGGTCGCGGCGCGCGCGGCCGGGCTCGGCAATGTCACGTTGGACGGCGACGCGGCCGCGGTGAGGGCACGGATCGATCGGGAATCGAAGCGATTCAAGGACATTATCGAATCGCGGGGCTTGAGGACGTAG
- a CDS encoding SDR family NAD(P)-dependent oxidoreductase — MDDDRAHAKGAIVVTGAGRGIGARTAITLARTGSPIVAVYRSRTEDAEQVATAIRDAGGRVLLVRADVAKEEDVPRIFREAKDAFGTIAGLVNNAATNGGRARLTELQRHQLEETFQTNVYGSFLCAREAVRLMSASSGGAGGAIVNVSSGASRTGSPGVWVHYAASKAAIETMTVGLARELASEGVRVNAVRCGVIDTDVHQGHGADRLQQLMAMVPMKRMGQPDEVAGAIAFLMSEAASYVTGAVLDVAGGL; from the coding sequence ATGGACGACGACCGCGCCCACGCCAAGGGGGCCATCGTGGTGACCGGCGCGGGCCGGGGCATCGGCGCCCGGACCGCCATCACCCTGGCGCGCACCGGCTCGCCGATCGTCGCGGTCTACCGCAGCCGCACCGAGGACGCGGAGCAGGTGGCCACGGCCATCCGCGATGCCGGGGGGCGCGTGCTGCTGGTCCGTGCGGACGTGGCCAAGGAAGAGGACGTCCCGCGCATCTTCCGTGAGGCGAAGGACGCGTTCGGGACGATCGCCGGGCTGGTCAACAACGCGGCCACGAACGGGGGGCGGGCCCGCCTGACCGAGTTGCAGCGCCACCAGCTCGAGGAGACCTTCCAGACCAACGTCTACGGCTCCTTCCTGTGCGCGCGGGAGGCCGTTCGCCTGATGTCGGCCTCCAGCGGCGGCGCGGGCGGCGCCATCGTCAACGTCTCATCGGGGGCCAGCCGCACGGGGTCGCCCGGCGTGTGGGTGCATTACGCGGCGTCGAAGGCGGCCATCGAGACCATGACCGTCGGACTGGCCCGAGAACTCGCGTCCGAGGGCGTTCGCGTCAACGCCGTCCGCTGCGGGGTGATCGACACCGACGTCCACCAGGGCCATGGCGCGGACCGCCTCCAGCAGCTCATGGCCATGGTCCCGATGAAGCGCATGGGGCAGCCGGACGAAGTGGCGGGCGCCATCGCCTTCCTGATGTCGGAGGCCGCGTCATACGTCACGGGGGCCGTGCTCGATGTGGCGGGCGGGCTGTAG
- a CDS encoding thiamine pyrophosphate-binding protein, with amino-acid sequence MKVTGAELIVRSLIACGVDTVFNVPGFGIHPLLDAIRRHRQALAYYCGPSESAVALMADGYGRLRRKPAFVNVYHASGTALGLIGVTTAWADRSPMLFTSTTTSRKLARSDGYASVPGDVTEMSRQFCKWSWEVPTAERIPEAIARAVRLASTPPMGPVHLAFPGDLYSEEVDEAVLATALRAAQASVYTGAMPEPAGLSEALALLRAARRPVVIAGGEVAQREAVAELVGLAEACSAAVFGEPYVAYMGFPNAHPRFVGRFSGRAALVNEADLVVVAGAELTGGSGAPLQPPASAKQLLLTHEPVAVGKQVWPDVALVADLRHTLAALRAGLQADPGASRVEWAQHTSAAQAAWRASLPPKPEAPRPGPGPVGMPALVAALERAFGDDVVLVDHATTGTPYLLDVGDFSHPERYFGISGRASAQGWGVPAAIGMQVAAGKRRVVNIVGDGGFMFTGNALYAAALWRLPMVFIVLANGGWYDVAYGARVNRGWTDEDIRHFGWTHDPPIDFAGLARSLGLTGLRAADEASLEDALATARAAQGPVLIEVDADPVATEYYLSFISR; translated from the coding sequence ATGAAGGTCACCGGCGCGGAACTGATCGTTCGCTCGCTCATCGCCTGCGGCGTCGACACGGTGTTCAACGTTCCCGGCTTCGGCATCCACCCGTTGCTGGACGCCATCCGCCGGCACCGGCAGGCCCTCGCCTATTACTGCGGACCCAGCGAGAGCGCGGTGGCGCTGATGGCCGACGGCTACGGCCGCCTGCGCCGCAAGCCGGCGTTCGTCAATGTCTACCACGCGTCGGGCACGGCGTTGGGCCTCATCGGCGTCACCACCGCCTGGGCCGACCGCAGCCCGATGCTGTTCACCAGCACGACCACCAGCCGCAAGCTCGCCCGCAGCGACGGCTATGCGTCGGTCCCCGGCGACGTGACCGAGATGAGCCGCCAGTTCTGCAAGTGGTCGTGGGAGGTGCCCACCGCCGAGCGCATTCCCGAGGCCATCGCCCGTGCGGTGCGGCTGGCCAGCACGCCGCCCATGGGCCCCGTGCACCTGGCGTTCCCGGGCGACCTGTACAGCGAGGAGGTGGACGAGGCGGTGCTCGCGACCGCGCTGCGTGCGGCGCAGGCGTCGGTCTACACCGGCGCGATGCCCGAGCCGGCAGGGCTGTCCGAAGCGCTCGCACTGCTGCGCGCCGCCCGCCGCCCTGTCGTCATCGCCGGCGGCGAGGTGGCCCAGCGTGAAGCCGTCGCCGAGCTGGTCGGCCTGGCGGAGGCCTGTTCGGCGGCGGTGTTCGGCGAGCCCTACGTGGCCTACATGGGCTTCCCGAACGCCCACCCTCGGTTCGTCGGTCGGTTCTCCGGCCGGGCCGCGCTGGTGAACGAAGCGGACCTGGTGGTCGTCGCCGGTGCGGAGCTGACCGGCGGCAGCGGCGCGCCCCTGCAGCCGCCCGCGTCGGCGAAGCAGCTGCTGCTCACGCACGAGCCGGTGGCCGTCGGCAAGCAGGTCTGGCCGGACGTGGCGCTGGTGGCCGACCTCCGCCACACCCTGGCCGCGCTGCGGGCCGGCCTGCAGGCCGATCCGGGAGCCAGCCGCGTCGAATGGGCGCAGCACACCAGCGCGGCCCAGGCCGCCTGGCGTGCGTCGCTGCCGCCCAAGCCCGAGGCGCCTCGGCCGGGGCCAGGGCCGGTCGGCATGCCGGCGCTGGTCGCGGCGCTGGAACGCGCGTTCGGCGACGACGTGGTCCTGGTCGACCATGCCACCACCGGAACCCCATACCTGCTGGACGTCGGCGACTTCTCACATCCAGAGCGCTATTTCGGCATTTCCGGCCGCGCCAGCGCCCAGGGCTGGGGAGTGCCCGCGGCAATCGGCATGCAGGTCGCCGCGGGCAAGCGCCGGGTGGTCAACATCGTGGGCGACGGCGGTTTCATGTTCACCGGCAACGCGCTGTACGCCGCCGCCCTGTGGCGGCTGCCCATGGTCTTCATCGTGCTGGCGAACGGCGGCTGGTACGACGTGGCGTACGGCGCACGGGTCAACCGCGGGTGGACGGACGAGGACATCCGCCATTTCGGCTGGACACACGACCCGCCGATCGACTTCGCCGGACTGGCGCGATCGCTGGGCCTCACCGGCCTGCGCGCCGCCGACGAGGCCAGCCTGGAAGATGCCCTCGCCACCGCGCGCGCCGCCCAGGGCCCCGTGCTGATCGAGGTCGACGCCGATCCGGTGGCGACCGAGTACTACCTGTCCTTCATCTCGCGCTGA